TCGAGGCCCGCACGTCGAGCTTCAACGTGCCGTCCGGCCGTGCCACCAGCCAGTCGCCAGTTGGGCCGAGCAGCGTGCCACGAACCCTGGCGCCCTGGACGCTGCCCCCAGTCACGTTGATGATGACGCGCGTGCCCTGCGGACCGCTCTCAACCGTCTGCGGGGCGGCGAGTTCGGCCGTCAGCGTGAACAGGTGCTCGACGGCTACGGAGGTTTGGGTGCTCACGGCGGGTTGCGTCGTCATCGGCCGGCCTCCATCTGGTGCATCGGAGTGAAGGGCTGCGGATGCATCCGAGTATATGG
This portion of the Dehalococcoidia bacterium genome encodes:
- a CDS encoding DUF3237 domain-containing protein, with translation MTTQPAVSTQTSVAVEHLFTLTAELAAPQTVESGPQGTRVIINVTGGSVQGARVRGTLLGPTGDWLVARPDGTLKLDVRASIRTDDGAIILMTYHGIGSPKAEGGASVRSAPLFETGDARYAWLNNIQAIGFGEAPATMERVTYEVFALK